gtATTGGCTCAACAACAGCCCAATGTCTGCCCCCAGAGATGACTAACAGCTGGTTTGTACTTCCTTacctgccaggacctgcagtcagagccttctcttcttcctgctgAAGGGAACACACAGCTTTGCCTTAGCCTCTGCTCGAGTTACCCGCTAGGAACAGGTAGGTGGGACTAGACAGGTAAGCCAGGGGTTTCCCTGTAGCATCTCTCTACCTGTGCATCCTTCAGGGCTGCAGAAGGAGAGTGTGCAGAGGGGTCTCTGGCCACCTTGGCCTGTGGCAGTGCTATGTGGGGGCCTGGTGGCTGCAAGCCTTTTGGTGGGCACTGGCCCGGAGTGCTGCAGACCAGCATCAGTGCCCAGCCATGCCCTGATCACCTCCTGATCTTTGTGTGGTTATAGGCATTTGTCAGTCAGATTTTATTCCATACACAGCACCAGTTAAAAGGGAATCAGGGCAAGCCAAAGTTTGAATGCAGATCTAAAGCTTTATGCAAGGAGTTGTTTCAGAGTGGCAGTTCAGGTATCACGCGCTTTGTTGAAAGTTTGGACCTGCCAGTTAGTTTTTGTTCtcctaaatgtttttttcttcctctgtgtgATTGTTTTTCCCATATTCTTTAAATGCAGGCTCTTTCCTGGGCCCATGCCCCTGacccctgcagggcacagctgcttaCCAGCCTTCCCTCAGGGCAGCTTTGCAGAGCTAAATTACTTTAGTTTCTCAGTAGCCAGATGTCATTTTTGAACTAGGGATTTCTGGGAGTATATTAGGGGTTGAAGTGTGGAAAACAGCCCTGTTTCCTAGCCAGGAGATCTATCAGGACAAACTcccaaggcagctgctgcatgACCCTAGGGATGCAGCTGGAAGGAAGGTGCATGGGTACAGATACTCAGTGTAATGCAGATTAGGTGCTTAGAATTTGGAGTCTGGCTCTGGGTATTCCCAGTGATCAGCTGAGAGACAAATACCTCCCAACAcacaccccagctcctgcaagTGCTCACTGAGAGCAGCCACACATCTCATTTCTCCCTTCACTGTCTGTCCCCTTTccatgctctgcagcagcacagggatgcacGGGGCAGTAGGGGTGTCCAGCTGTCTTAAATTGCAGCATTTTCCCCAGAACTCTTGAGATTGGAAGTTCAGTGGTTGTTTTAAACTCAATGAAAGTGTGAGCTGAGCTGTTTCTTCGATGTGTCAGCCCAGTGTGTGCCCTTGTCCCAGCTCCATGTGCTGGAGCACAACAAACACACCTACAGGGGAATTCTCCTGAAACATTCTCCCTGTGATGGTAGGCTTTGTCCTGTGATGACTGCCCTTAGAGCAAAGAAGTACAGACAGTAAGACTGAAAGAATATTATGGGTAATTGCTGGGCTCATACTGGAGTATTCTTTTAGTTCCCTAGCACCTCCTCTCAGTTCTTGGATGTATAATTTAGCAGAAGCATTATGATGTAATTTAATTCaagtgtttctgtgttttaaagcaTTGAAATATAATTAAACTATTTACATGAAAGTCTAGTTGTGATTGTCTTTTTCCCTGTCATTTGCATTTTCCCCACAGAAACTGCTGGAGTGTATCCCCAGTATCTGCTGGTAATTGGTGTGCAGTGAATGACCCTGCTCTTTCAAAAACTGAACTAAATGTGAAAAACTTGCAAGGGGGCTCTGTGGGGGGGTCAAAGTTTAGCATTCTACAGCACAGAAACTCAGATCTCTTCAGAAAGGCTAGCTGGAGGAGTCAGAAGGGCAGGAACTCCCAGCTGCCAGTCCTGGACATCCAGAGTACAAAAAGAAATCCCAATTTATTCTTGGGCTGAATTCTTGCACAAAGCAGGGGTTCATcagctcacctgcagctctgcccacaccAAGGGGAACAGAACACGATGACATTGTTGATACATTTCAGATTTGCTGCTGTCTCATCTGGCCCACAGCCCCAAAACTTGGGACTAGTTAGGAAAGCTGTCAGATGAACTGAAGAGGCAATGCACAGACAGAGAATTAATTGTATGAAAAGCTAAATAGCTGTATAGCCCACAGAACAATGTGGGGGAGAGAAACAGACTCAACTGTGGAGACTTCTGGGTATACATGTGAAACAGAACTGGCCTGTGTTCCAACCAAGCctccaaaacacacaaaaaaatggaattagGCACCCACATTTGGGTTTAGAAGCCCATCCAGTTTTCTCCATGTGTGATTCCTCATGCTCattactttttgttttcatatcaAGGTGGGGCTGCTCCTGAATGACCAAATTTTTGTTTATAATCCCCAGCACTCCAGGTCAAGAGACACCTTGTCCAGCAATGTGTATATTGGTGCTGAACTCCAGGTCAAGAGACACTCACCTTGTCCAGCAATGTGTATATTGGTGCTGAGGGTATTGTACAAGGAGGCAAAGCAAGAGCCTGAGGGGCTTTTGTTTAACacctttatttaaaacaaacttcAAGGCTAATTTGCAAGTTACCAACACTGTATGCCTTCATCAAAACCATTTATGGGAAACTTCCAAACTTTGCTAAACATCAAACCTCGCTCACCTCCTGTGGTTTAACCAACTGTAATGGCCTCTTATTTTTTCAGCCAAGTTAGACCAAAACTGCCTGAGCTTAAAAACACTTGACTTGCACTTGCTTAGAGGTAGCTTTGATTACACAGAAAAGGTAATTAACTACAGgaaataacataaaaatgtttGCAATTTCAAAAAAGACAATCCAAGTGATCCAGTGTAAGATCCTAGCTCCCCGAAGATGTCTGGAATTCTGTCCACCTTTCATAGGCATTGACTTCCATTCTAATTCTCTGCATAAACATGGAAGCTGAAATTATGGATTGGGGTTTCAACTACACAAAGAAGAGCTCCTAAAAGAGTGGAATTCTGTTTGTCCTCCTccagcatttgcatttttacGGAAACAAGTTCTTTACTGTGgtttttcagcaaaatgttAAGAGGTAGcaaagactaatttttttttgtgccttttttaaGAGGTACTTTGCATGCACTTCCCAGATGAATACTGCTGACCTAAAGCAGATGGATTTACTATCCAGCCAAGGCAGTTTGCACCCCTCTTCCATGCCACCAGCTGAGAAGGGACTGACTGATGTTACAGGAAAAGCCTGAGTCTTACAGTTGTAATCCCTAATCCATTTAGAAGCTGAAGTTCCAGTCTCACTCTGCAACAGCTATTGGTCTCAGGCAGCAGAGGTTAATTAAACAGGCAATACAGTCTTGCAAACAGAGTACTGAACCTGGCAACTCAACTGAAAATCAGGCACGGAAGttggtaaaatattttggtcTGCTATTGGAATGGCCTTTGAATGCAGACATGAACTGCAGCTGAACTTTTGTTTGCACTGAAGAGCAGAATTCAGGGGAGCACCAGCTGTACCTTCTCACGCAACCATCAACAGTACAGATTCACTTGTGTCATGTTCCATCTGGAGTTAaccccacagcaggagctgggggtcaAACAACTCCTTGTATCTGGCAGCACAACTCATCCCATAGCACAGGATTTAGGTCAGTCCCTGTGATCTAATCCATTTAGTCCTTGATTTGTCAGCTATTTGGTAGTGGAGGCACAAAGATTATCTGTGATGCAGTTTTCTGCTGTGACCACCAAGCTTCATACACAAGAGAGAGTACCCTTAGGGCAAACCAGACACCACACAGAAATAGGACTGGGACTCTCATCACTACTAAGCAGAATTAATAGAATCAGGACTCATCTCTACTAAACTGGGTGGACTGGACAAAATTacccaaaaggaaaaagaaaccacttttttcccccccattaTCACTCCAATCAGCCCTTCTTAATTCTGCATACATTTTCTTGTGTTAAATAAATGCTTGCCAAGGGAACAGAACTCTGATGAAAAGATAATAAATGAGTTCAATATATACAGCCATTTCATGGGTTTCTACTATGCACCACCATAAATTTAAAGCCAATTATgttctgtttaaatatttaacagtgTATAGCTAGCCAATTTTACATCCTGTCAGAGATAATTGAAATACCCACTTTGTCCCTTTAATAGGCAGGCAGAACATCCAGGAGATGGAAAACACCACTGGGATTTCACTATTTGCAACTGCATATTGAAAACACGTCAATTCCTCAGAATTTAACAAGTTCAGCTCTAAGACCAAAAGCACAAATCTGGAAACTGAGGACAGCCAGCAACAATCTCAAACCAACAGGCTACTGTTGTCTCTCGAAACAAAACTATCAGCAGCTTTTATTTGCATAGCTGAGACACTAGAGGACCCCACAGACACATGTTAGGGACTGAATTTAAACTAATTTAAATTGAATTCCGAGGCTCTGCAAGGAAGCAACCTTTGTAACCAGTTCCTTGCAGACGCTTCTTTGAAGGGATGAAATCCAGTGGCTGTGACTAAGCTTGTAAGCAATATGCACTTGGAGTTGCTTTCAAACTCAGTGGGAGAGCCACAAGACCAGAAGAAGTTATAGAAGGCCCTGAGCTGGTCACATTAAGATAAAAATTTCAGAATCAATCCCTAAAGATGTCAGGGTGCAAACTTTTCCCCTAAAGCATGCAAGCTATGGCCactggaacagcagcacagggcaagCTGGAAATGCCatgaaggtttttctttctgatataGTCAAGAAAAGACTCAAAGGTTGTCCCCTTAGGGGCAACACAGCAAAACTTAACTCATGGCACTGCTCCACCAATCTGCTAGATGTGATACAGCAGACAAGCTCAGCCATTAGTTGTGTAAATAGATTTCCTTTCCTGTATCTGTATTGCTGAGTCAACTTCTGTTGAAGTACTGCTCTCTGTGACAGGGCAAGGCACCAGGTTATCCAAgtatttaaagagaaattattatACTCTAAGATATACTACAAACTGTAAAAGGCATCTCTCCAACAAGGCATTTGCCATTCTTTCCCCTAAATCCTTGTTTGGATGTTTAGGGTAAGCAAGTCCACAGGCAACAGGAGAGAACTTGGCTAAAATTATCACAAATGAATAATCTGAAATACAACATTAAAAGTCCCATTTGCTTTCCAATCCTCTGGCTTCAGCATGACATGAACAGGTGGGACACtactgagctgcagcagggatgttACTCAAGACATCTCCTAAGACCAGTGGTTTTGCTGGACTTGGAACCATCTTTTCCAGTGATGCCTAAAGGAAAGATCACAGGAGAGAGAGGGTTAGAGCTTTGGgtccaggagccctgctgcccaATTCTCCTTACAGAGCTAGTACGAGGTTGAGGTGACAAGGATCCACTCCCCAACAACATTCCCATTGCTCTTGTACCAGCTAAGTGACACAAATGGCTTCCCTgacagcagggctcagcatgAGTCTGAGGGCCCAGAAGTGACAGTCTGTGTGCAATTGTCAGGTTTTTGCTCTGCAAACACTCATCAATGACCCCTGCTGACAGCAATTATCTATTTCCTCAAACCCTCATGAGATACCAAAGTGCCCTCCCAATATTAAACACAGGGGAAGTTGATGTGTCTGGTGATGGTATGAGTGGGGAATGTTTCTGGCTACACAGGCTTGCTGTGATCTGTGCCTCACCCCTGGCTTCAAAGGTCTTCACAACAACATTCCCATTGCTCTTGTACCAGCTAAGTGACACAAATGGCTTCCCTgacagcagggctcagcatgAGTCTGAGGGCCCAGAAGTGACAGTCTGTGTGCAATTGTCAGGTTTTTGCTCTGCAAACACTCATCAATGACCCCTGCTGACAGCAATTATCTATTTCCTCAAACCCTCATGAGATACCAAAGTGCCCTCCCAATATTAAACACAGGGGAAGTTGATGTGTCTGGTGATGGTATGAGTGGGGAATGTTTCTGGCTACACAGGCTTGCTGTGATCTGTGCCTCACCCCTGGCTTTCAAGGGAGCTGAGGTGCCCATTggggcagcagaggaaacaaagcAAGACAAAGTTTGTATGAAAAAGAATGCAGGGATGGTAAGACAAACAAAAAGGAGCAAGATCCCAAGGCTGCTTCTGGGCTTTGCACTGGCTCCTGGAAATTTTACCATAAAGCAACCTCTCTTCCCCCTCACATCTACAGTTCATTAGCCAATAACAGTTAATCAGAcaaaccacatctgccactgtgGCTTAGGAGCCTATGAAATGAGATTCATCAATCCTTCAGTAATGGTACTCACAGAAAAAAGCCTAAATGCTTCCTgactcagaaaaacagaaatgttaatgCTGGAGTTGTGACTGGCAGCATCTACAGGTAGCAACACAACAGAGCCTGATCATTTAACCAATTCCTGCCTGCTCTTGGTAACCTGGAGTCCCCCATAACCAGTGCCCTGGGAATACCAGAGCTAGATTCCCCAGGCAAAGgccatggggaaaaaaccagctGGCTTTAAAGCAGCTCTCTTTCCCACTGGAGGCTCGCAAGTCCTGTGCATTTCTAATTCAGCTGTTCGCATATCTAATTTTCTCCACAACAGAGACTGTGTTTATTTCAGCAATTCATCTGAATGCTGCAGACATGAAACCCAGGGCAGATCTCTTTcccacccagggctgtgcagtgtACAACCTGCAGTATGGGCAAGCACATGTACCCTTCCATCCCCCCTCCCTGATGCAGCACCTCAAAAATCCTCacctggaaggaaggaaagaaaaaaaagaaaaaaccacaaacaccaAAGCTCTCAATGACCAAAGCTCTGGCTATGTCCATAGCAAAAAATCATTGTAAGATCACAGACTCCTGCTAACAAGTCTCAGAGCAGTAGCCTCCTGCATGAGAAGCACAAACTTGCAGGCATATAATACCCCAGTTAAACCCAGACCCACAGAATGGGTTAATCCAGAAACTACCTGTCTGCAAGCTGCTACAGCTGCACTGTGCTTGCAAACAAGCCCCAGGATCTACAGTTTCCATTAAGCCAGAACAACatgcttctcctttccctttccagccAGAAGTTTTAAACCAGGATTACCACTCCATCTCAAGCTCCTGAGCAAATAACTTAAGAACTTTTCCAGAGGATTGCCTGGTTTCATACTGCACATACTTCTCCCCTGATTTCCTGgctgtttttttgttctcaCAGAAGTGCAGAAGTCCCTGTCCATGCCCAGCAGGGGTGAGCACAGCACCTGATTTCCTGGCTGTTTTTTTGCTCTCACAGAAGTGCAGAAGTCCCTGTCCATGCCCAGCAGGggtgagcacagcagctggggctgcgCTATCTGTTCTGCACGGCCGTCTCCAGCAACCACAGCATCCGCCCATCCTGTCGCATCTGCTGCGACCTCACTGCAACGGCAGGGAAACAgatcctgctgccactgccccgGGCCCCACTCAGActgaaagggagaagaaagtcCCTCaggggctgtggtttggggcaGTGTGTAACTGCACCAGAGGCAGAGGCGGCTGGGCGGAGGTGAGCTCATCCCCCGAGAGCCTGCGGCTCCGCTGATGTCAGCGCACAGCTCCGTGGCAGGAAGTGATACGGGAGCAGGAGCCCCAGAGGAAACTGAATTGAGCAACTGAGGCTAACTCCTCTGGCATTTATTTCATCATGTGGCATTTCCAGGGACTTTCTAAGAAcccggggctgggcagggctgcccagTGTCGCTTCGCACACCaatggcaggagggagcagctgtgctggcacatgGCAAACCAGGCAACACCCGCCTCCCCTGGCCTCCTGGCCCCTTCTCCCTCCAGGGAAAACATTTCATTAAGAGCTTCCTACAAGGCTCACTGATGGCAGGACATAGATGCACACAAGTTTTCCTGGAATCTACCTCAGAAGCAGTCCTGAACAGTATGGGCTCAGATTTGTCTTTTCACAGGGTTCAGCGGAGGTtggggctctgggcacctgtATCTTCCTACAATAGTGATAACAGGTATCTGGCATCTCATCTCAGAGAAGCTTAGATAAATTGGAGCCTTCTACAGAAATTGGCCAGTGCCATCattgcctgtgctgctgaggcacctctgccagtgccagccactGCCAGAGAGCTCTGCCTTAGAATACAAGCCAGGAATAAAAGAGGAAGACCATCCTGGAAGCATTCTGGACTTAATCCAGAGTACTAAAATGTCCCAAATATCAAGGGATCTTCTATTCATAAAGCTTTTCAAGTAAGGCAAGACTAGTAGCAAGactattttcactttttacaCCATCAGCCAGACAATTTCACTGAGGTGTACCTGTACCAGTAACCAGAATCTCAGATGTGTGACTTCTTGGAAAGAcagattttcttcccttccttttatTCTATCGCCACTTCTGTTGAAGCCGTCACAACTGAATTTGATGGAAGGAATGTGCCTGGAAGCCTTGCAAATGCTCCTCTGTTTATAGAATTTACCAGAAAGACTGCAGCCAGTGCTAGAGCTTTGTGGGTACAAGCATGGTTTGCCAGAGCATGGTTCCACTGTTTAGTCTTGTGTAATTATCATTATCTAATTTCAAACCTTGTGTGGCTGGTGGTGCATTCAAATTCCAGTCACTGCTTTCCAGAGGATTTCTTTCCTCAGATTCTTCTCCTTGGACCACTGCTTGAGGctacaaagaaaaacaccaaaaataaacaactaTCCCATGCAAAATGAggtatcaaaagaaaaaattgcagatATGCAAAGTAGATGGATTATTATTTAAACaaggctgtgcagctctgacAGTACATCCATTTGCCACCAACTCCTACAACCAACCACAGGCAAGAGCACACACGAGGGCATGTGGTGTCCACACACACTCACAAGTCTCTGAATAGTTGTCAGAATCCCTAATAAATCATCCCATTACCAGACTTGTGAGACACAGCCCAACACTTTGAAAAAATCTGCCCATTATGGGCctgtggagattttttttcttcaagaatattttctatatttcagGTTATTTCCCTGTCTTGACCAACTAAACATTTTGTCTATCGACagttaaaaatcaaaataattgttctttttcttctgctttggttttgctCCCCAAAAATTCTTCAGCTGTTTAATTCTGAAccaaaacagaatattttctgtatttcaggtTATTTCCCTGTCTTGCCCAACTAAACATTTTGTCTATCGACagttaaaaatcaaaataattgttctttttcttctgctttggttttgctCCCCAAAAATTCTTCAGCTGTTTAATTCTGAACCAAAACATCAGAATACTTCACTAATCAAAgttaaaatgacattttgaaatgttaatAACTATGTCCTCCTGTTTGTCTTTGAGATTTGTCAGTCCACGAATGACATCAGAAGAATTCACTGGGTAAGGTTTTGTTCTGTAAGACATGGTCACTTCTGCCTCTGATTTTCCACAGAGCTTGAGGATCCCAGTTTGCACAGCTGGTTGTTTTAAGTACTACTAAGACAGGCTTCCCCAAGCAGTGTACTTAAATAACATAACATAAATGGGCTTAGGGAAAGCAGTGGGCTTTGAGCAAGAGTGGTGCCGAACTAGACTGTTACTATCTCGCCTAGATTGCAGAGAAGGAACAGATTTATAGAGCAGTTCCCTTGTCTGGGATGTTCTACACAGGGTTTGCAAACAGTTTCCCACCATCCAGGAAATATCTGCATGGCAAGGTCACCATCACCTCAGAAAAGACTTCTGATCTCTCTTCCTATCATATCCTCACACTTTGTTGCTGGTGAAGACTTCCTTCCAAGCCTTCTGCATGGCCCTcacaggctgctctgtcccctctggtTCTGCTGAACCAGAAGTattccttcccctcctgagCACTCCTGTGCCACCTCAGCTATACAACAAACCTAGAGATTCCTGCAGCAAGTGCACAGCTTGGGTTTGGATCTAGCAAATTTTGTGATGCACACTAAATAATGGTTTGTGgctgttgtggggttttttaatcaCTCCTAATGAGAGATAACATACCATTAATAGTTCACAGGACTGAATATCTGTATTGATTAAAAGCTTTTGTCCTGTTTTTACACCTGGAATGTTTTATTCTTAGCTACTAATTCCTACTAACCCTTTGTTTGCTGCATAAAAGAGTCTCCTGCTGGCAGGACTCAAAGTTTCTCCATTAATCAAATTTCTCTGCtagcttaattttaaatttcttcttttgagaCAAACTGACATGCTAAGCAATCACTTCAGTCTCTCAAGTCTCCTGGGAAGACAACCCTTCTCTGTAAGAAAGGATGGAATCTCTGGTCTGACATTCCAAGCCCGAGAAAGTGCTATACTGTGGAAGTCTGGTATGTCTTGAATTAAGTACAGCATCTCCCCTGGGGCTCTCAGAATCCTTCAGTAGCTGAATCTTAGAGGCCATCAGGAAGGCAGTCAGAGTTTCCCTAATTATTTCCAGGCTACAAAGGCTGAAAGAATGTTGTGGCAGACACAATCTGAGAAGGGCAAACACAGCTGGAAGTTCCCCAGGACCTGTgacaggagaagagggaaaggacTGAACACCATACTCACCCACTTGCGGGGCCTCCCTCTTCgccttttcccagctgaaggTTCTGCCTTTATTGAAAACAAAGGGGGAAGAATATTGTCAGCTCTCAGATTTGCTGGGCATTGTGACTAAACCACTGAAGGTGGCCAAGGTGACCTTTGTGTAAAGGTCTTGTCTCAcatgcagcagaaaaagcaaaagctgggGATAGAAGACAGTTGAGGAGGAAACACCTGCCTGACTGCACTGGTTGTGATTATTTGGCAGTGGTGGAGAAGAAACACTGGAAGGAAACTGCTGAACAAGCAGTGGCAACACAGGAAGGCTGGGAGATGAGTAAGGACAAAAACCGCAGTAACTGATTTGTGCAACAGTAGCAATTAAAGCTGAGCTGAATTAGGGGCAACTTTCACTATCTTCAAGCTAAGAGAAACATCCCTGTTTGTCT
This DNA window, taken from Ficedula albicollis isolate OC2 chromosome 12, FicAlb1.5, whole genome shotgun sequence, encodes the following:
- the LOC101819054 gene encoding high mobility group protein HMGI-C-like — encoded protein: MSNEKPENPTSSTLTEGVKKKRGRPKKQPQEDGGDIPQDAVEPQSAKKPRGRPKGSKKATGLTGGTAEPSAGKRRRGRPRKWPQAVVQGEESEERNPLESSDWNLNAPPATQGITGKDGSKSSKTTGLRRCLE